The following proteins come from a genomic window of Aequorivita marisscotiae:
- a CDS encoding sensor histidine kinase, with translation MKLLNRSLLYLSLAFFFIIGIWAIIFYFNLKDEIRDSIDDGLENNKLLLIQKIRTDTTLLSQNQFGGNNFEIHPISKQTALQQRDVYKDTLMYRANEDDLEPVRILHSAIKYGDKYYKLKVISSLVEEDDLIEDSFWSVVWLFVILVGSTLVINNLILRKLWNPFYDILKRLKNYRLDKEESVINTPTKTAEFRELQQASNTLIRHTQEVYTSQKQFTENASHELQTPLAIISNKLELLLESENLVQTDAQTIAEVITLVQRLTQLNKSLLLLAKIENKQFPEQSIITINELTKESWNNFEDFAQYKQLKINYDEAAKLKVIMDPSLAAILISNLMKNAIFHNTAGGSIHLKFNKHEFSICNTATNTPLQQEYIFTRFQKDASKTQSTGLGLAVCKAICDFYNLPINYSFFENQHCFTVNFKNILP, from the coding sequence ATGAAACTTTTAAACCGCTCCCTTTTATATCTTTCCCTGGCTTTCTTTTTTATAATTGGAATATGGGCGATAATATTCTATTTTAATCTAAAAGATGAAATCCGCGATAGTATAGACGACGGTTTGGAAAACAACAAACTGCTCTTAATCCAAAAAATCCGTACCGATACTACCTTGCTTTCCCAAAATCAATTTGGTGGCAATAATTTTGAAATACACCCAATTTCAAAACAAACGGCGCTCCAACAACGAGATGTTTATAAAGACACTTTAATGTATCGCGCCAATGAAGACGATTTAGAGCCCGTGCGTATTTTACATTCGGCTATTAAATATGGGGATAAATATTACAAACTAAAGGTTATTTCATCCTTAGTAGAAGAAGACGATTTAATAGAAGATTCCTTTTGGAGCGTGGTCTGGCTTTTTGTAATCCTAGTGGGCAGCACTCTTGTGATAAACAACCTAATTTTACGAAAACTATGGAATCCGTTTTACGATATTTTAAAACGTTTGAAAAATTATAGGTTAGACAAAGAGGAATCTGTAATAAACACTCCCACAAAAACTGCCGAATTTCGTGAACTCCAACAAGCTTCCAATACGCTCATTCGGCATACCCAGGAGGTTTATACTTCGCAAAAACAGTTTACTGAAAATGCTTCGCATGAACTCCAAACGCCCCTTGCCATTATTTCCAATAAATTGGAGCTTTTATTGGAGTCTGAAAATTTGGTGCAAACAGATGCGCAAACAATAGCAGAAGTAATTACGTTGGTGCAACGGCTTACCCAATTAAACAAATCCTTACTGCTGCTGGCTAAAATTGAAAACAAACAATTTCCAGAACAATCTATTATCACTATTAATGAATTGACAAAAGAAAGCTGGAACAATTTTGAAGACTTCGCACAATACAAACAGCTAAAAATAAATTATGACGAAGCGGCAAAATTAAAAGTTATCATGGATCCTTCCTTAGCCGCTATTCTTATTTCAAATTTGATGAAGAATGCCATTTTTCACAATACAGCGGGCGGGTCTATTCATTTAAAATTTAACAAACACGAATTTTCAATTTGCAATACAGCAACTAATACTCCTTTGCAGCAGGAATACATTTTTACCCGCTTTCAAAAAGATGCGTCAAAAACACAAAGTACCGGACTGGGATTGGCCGTTTGCAAAGCAATTTGCGATTTTTATAATCTGCCCATCAACTATAGCTTTTTTGAAAACCAACACTGTTTTACAGTAAATTTTAAAAATATTCTCCCATAA
- a CDS encoding response regulator transcription factor — MKILLVEDEKELRNTLVASLLKEQFVVETAENFSEAISKIAIYDYDCILLDVMLPDGSGLNILSELKAMGKSENVIIISAKDALDDKLKGLELGADDYLTKPFHIAELNARIKAVLRRKSLDGKNSIELGNLILNIDERTLTIEKKDIHLNRKEFDILNYFLLNKNRLITKTALAEYVWGDQIDQADNFDFIYYQIKNLRKKLQQSEADVSIESIYGIGYKLIEK; from the coding sequence ATGAAAATCTTATTAGTCGAAGACGAAAAGGAATTGCGAAACACGCTTGTTGCTTCACTTCTAAAGGAACAATTTGTGGTAGAAACCGCCGAAAACTTTAGTGAAGCAATATCAAAAATTGCTATTTACGATTACGATTGTATATTGCTGGACGTTATGCTTCCCGATGGAAGCGGCCTAAACATCTTATCTGAATTAAAAGCAATGGGCAAATCTGAAAATGTTATCATTATTTCGGCAAAAGACGCTTTAGACGATAAGTTAAAAGGCTTGGAGTTGGGCGCAGACGATTACCTTACCAAACCCTTCCACATCGCCGAACTCAATGCGCGAATTAAAGCCGTGCTACGCCGAAAAAGCTTGGATGGTAAGAACAGTATTGAATTGGGCAACCTCATTCTTAATATAGATGAACGCACCTTAACTATTGAAAAAAAAGACATCCATTTAAATAGAAAGGAATTTGATATACTGAATTATTTTCTACTCAATAAAAACCGCTTAATTACTAAAACGGCCTTGGCAGAATATGTTTGGGGCGACCAAATAGACCAGGCAGATAATTTCGATTTTATATATTACCAAATTAAAAATCTCAGGAAAAAACTGCAACAATCAGAAGCCGATGTTAGTATAGAATCTATTTATGGTATAGGCTATAAATTAATAGAGAAATGA
- a CDS encoding PepSY-like domain-containing protein: MKTVTFLAAILFGTATLFAQDIPEGDVPSVVLNNFKKEFAKASDVEWERQGEHYVVDFEIGWFNDYEAWFDASGNMIKHSEEISEGDLPQAIKESIKTQFVGYTIDDADKITENKTETFLVEIEKGNDEKHLHFSKDGKLLTNTKTQ; encoded by the coding sequence ATGAAAACAGTAACATTTTTAGCGGCAATTCTATTTGGAACCGCAACATTATTTGCTCAGGACATCCCTGAAGGCGATGTACCATCGGTAGTATTAAACAATTTTAAAAAAGAATTCGCTAAAGCCAGCGATGTGGAATGGGAACGCCAAGGTGAACATTATGTAGTAGATTTTGAAATTGGTTGGTTTAACGACTACGAAGCGTGGTTTGACGCCTCGGGAAATATGATAAAACATTCCGAAGAAATTTCTGAGGGCGATTTGCCACAGGCCATAAAAGAATCTATTAAAACCCAGTTTGTAGGGTACACAATAGACGATGCCGATAAAATTACCGAAAACAAAACGGAAACCTTTTTGGTAGAAATTGAAAAAGGAAATGATGAAAAACACCTTCACTTTTCAAAGGATGGAAAACTACTAACAAATACCAAAACTCAATAA